GTGGTCGTTGACGGCCTCGGTGATGCGCACCGAGCGGGGACTGATCGCGGGGACGTGGAGCCTCGCGCTCGGGGGTGCACTGGGGCTGGTCGTGGGCGCGACCCACGCGACCACGCTGGGACCGGTGCTCGGCGTCGACTACCCCGCCCTCGTCGGCGCGCACGCGACGCTGATGGTCTTGGGCGGCGTCCTCGGCGTCGGATACGCAGGCGTGTTCAGGCTGTCGTCGATGCTCACCGGCGCGCCCGACGACCCGCGCGTCCAGCGGGTGGCCGCCGCGGTCGCGACCGTCCATCCGGCGTCTGTCGGCCTGTTGGCGGGCGGACGACTGGTCGGTGTCCGGACGGTCGCGCTCGCGGGCGCCGTCGGCGTCGTGACCTGTGCGTTCGCCGCCGGTGCCGTCGTCGCCCGTCGCGTGTGGGTCGGGCGCGAGTCGTCGCCCGCGACGCGACGATACGGTGTGGTCGCGGTCGCGCTCCCGGCGTGGGGGGCCACCGCCGGCGCTCGGTGGGCCGCCGACCCCCTCGCTCGCACCGCGGTCCTCGGGGGGCGGGCCGCCGAGCCGCTGCTGTGGGGCGCCGTGGTCTGTCTCGTCGTCGGCTCGCTGTACCACGTCGGGCCGTTCCTCGTGTGGCTGGAGCGATACGCCGATCGACTCGGACTCGAGCCGGTCCCGACCGTCGATGATCTGTACGACGACCGCGTCGCGCGCGTCGACGGCGCCGCACTGGTCGTCGGGGTGGCGGCCCTCACGGCTGCCGCGGCGGACGCACCGTGGGCGACGACGCTCGGCGCGGTCGGCGCCGCTGTGCTCGTCGTCGCCGCTGCGGGCGTCTGCGCCAACCTCGTGCGGGTCGTCCACCTGCACGCGCCGTGGACGGTCGCGGAGGTGATGGTGGGCGGGACTCCCGAGTAGCGGTCGCGGAGCACCGCGGCTTGGGACCGGGAGGCTCGCCCGCGACTACGACTCCTTCGTGACGCGGGTCACGTAGCCGCCACAGCCGCAGCGGTCGACGAAGGTCCAGTCCACGTCGTCGCCGAAGCGATCGCTCAGCGCGGGGTAGAGGTACGTCTCCGGGTGGCCGAGGTCGCCGTGGGTGACGAGGTTGACGTGGACGCCGACGGTCGT
This genomic interval from Halobaculum marinum contains the following:
- a CDS encoding CGCGG family putative rSAM-modified RiPP protein translates to MTANTDAATGADPHTDSDDDERHDTSWSAKLEEPRHADDEALVCEEAIDAVERTTVGVHVNLVTHGDLGHPETYLYPALSDRFGDDVDWTFVDRCGCGGYVTRVTKES